From one Equus asinus isolate D_3611 breed Donkey chromosome 5, EquAss-T2T_v2, whole genome shotgun sequence genomic stretch:
- the LOC106847788 gene encoding olfactory receptor 2A12-like, whose protein sequence is MWMPPGQNQSWVSEFILLGFSSDPTSNRILFIVFFLLYLSSVLANGLIVTLICLDTHLHTPMYFFLCILSLLDMGSITTTMPQMLVHLLAHSQAISFTGCWLQMYMFGTLSVVECILFVIMAYDRYVAICYPLRYTVILNWGLCTRLAAGTWAGGFFSLIHTSLTMRLPYCGPNVVNHYFCEGPSVRSLACMDTHLIEMADLVISVFMLVAPLSLILASYIRIAQAILKIKSTQGRCKAFSTCASHLTVVTLFYAPATYIYIRPNSSYSPERDKQISLFYNVFTALLNPVVYSLRNKDIKGALLKVMGWSRVAW, encoded by the coding sequence ATGTGGATGCCTCCAGGGCAGAACCAAAGCTGGGTTTCTGAATTTATCCTGCTTGGCTTCTCCAGCGACCCCACGTCCAACAGGATCCTCTTCattgtcttctttctcctctacCTGAGCTCAGTCTTGGCCAATGGGCTCATCGTCACCCTGATCTGCCTGGACACACATCTCCACactcccatgtatttcttcctctgtatCCTCTCCCTGCTGGATATGGGCTCCATTACCACTACTATGCCCCAGATGTTGGTGCATCTTCTCGCTCACTCTCAGGCCATCTCCTTTACTGGCTGTTGGCTGCAGATGTATATGTTTGGTACCCTGAGCGTGGTCGAGTGCATTTTATTTGTAATCATGGCTTATGACCGATACGTGGCCATCTGCTACCCACTGCGTTATACTGTCATCCTCAACTGGGGCTTGTGCACACGGCTGGCAGCTGGGACCTGGGCCGGCGGTTTCTTCTCTCTGATCCATACTTCCCTCACCATGAGGCTGCCATACTGTGGGCCCAACGTGGTCAACCACTACTTTTGTGAAGGCCCCTCAGTACGGAGCTTGGCTTGCATGGATACCCACCTCATTGAGATGGCAGACCTGGTCATCAGTGTTTTCATGCTTGTTGCCCCACTCTCCCTCATTCTGGCCTCCTACATCCGTATTGCCCAAGCCATTCTCAAGATCAAGTCTACTCAGGGCCGCTGCAAGGCTTTCTCCACCTGTGCTTCCCACCTGACTGTGGTCACTCTCTTCTATGCTCCAGCCACCTACATCTACATAAGACCCAACTCCAGCTATTCCCCTGAGCGAGACAAGCAGATCTCCCTCTTTTATAATGTCTTCACTGCCCTGCTCAACCCTGTGGtctacagtctgaggaacaaggatATCAAGGGGGCTCTTCTTAAAGTGATGGGGTGGAGTAGGGTGGCCTGGTGA